In Streptomyces hawaiiensis, one genomic interval encodes:
- a CDS encoding ABC transporter permease: MSTALINPAVLRSEFRLFRREPGSLFWILLFPSLLLGILGSVPSFREAQDGLGGLRTVDVYVPVSVLIALVMAGVQAMPPTITGYRENGILRRLSTTPVRPVSLLAAQMLVNGLAALTSALLTLTVGRLAFDVRLPEQPAGYLLALLLAVLAALSLGAVVSARARTTKIATAIGTAVFFPMMFCAGVWVPVQAMPDVLARIVECTPFGAAARALDEAAAGGWPGWGHLSVLAAWTAVLSVSAARWFRWE, encoded by the coding sequence ATGAGCACCGCCCTGATCAACCCGGCTGTGCTGCGCAGCGAGTTCCGGCTCTTCCGCCGCGAGCCGGGCAGTCTCTTCTGGATCCTGCTCTTCCCCAGCCTGCTCCTGGGCATCCTCGGCTCCGTGCCGTCGTTCCGCGAGGCGCAGGACGGGCTCGGCGGGTTGCGGACCGTCGACGTCTACGTGCCCGTGAGCGTCCTGATCGCCCTGGTCATGGCCGGGGTGCAGGCGATGCCGCCGACCATCACCGGCTACCGCGAGAACGGAATCCTGCGCCGGCTGTCCACCACCCCGGTCCGGCCGGTGTCCCTGTTGGCCGCCCAGATGCTGGTGAACGGCCTGGCGGCGCTGACCTCAGCGCTCCTGACGCTCACGGTGGGACGGCTCGCCTTCGATGTACGGCTGCCCGAGCAGCCGGCCGGGTACCTGCTCGCGCTGCTCCTCGCCGTGCTCGCCGCGCTCTCCCTCGGAGCGGTGGTCTCGGCCCGGGCCCGGACGACGAAGATCGCGACGGCGATCGGGACCGCGGTCTTCTTCCCCATGATGTTCTGCGCAGGGGTGTGGGTGCCGGTGCAGGCCATGCCGGACGTGCTGGCCCGCATCGTCGAGTGCACCCCGTTCGGCGCCGCCGCGCGGGCGCTGGACGAGGCGGCCGCGGGCGGCTGGCCGGGGTGGGGGCACCTGTCCGTACTCGCGGCGTGGACGGCGGTGCTCTCGGTGTCCGCCGCCCGCTGGTTCCGGTGGGAATGA
- a CDS encoding ABC transporter ATP-binding protein encodes MPTAPVIEVTELRKSYAGRLAVDGVSFAVEEGEIFGILGPNGAGKTTTVECVEGLRVPDSGRVRVTGLDPVADHERVALVLGAQLQESTLQPKLTVREALELYSTFYPCPADWRPLAERLGLEEKLSTRFAKLSGGQKQRLFIALALIGDPRVVVLDELTTGLDPRARRDTWQLIEDVRARGVTVLLVTHFMEEAQRLCDRIAVIDRGRVAALDTPAGLIRRSAGATVISFTPSEPLDDRALNDLPALVAMENKDGRITLSGTDDTVNAVLSLLARHHITAHQLRVTDATLDDAFLDLTEASA; translated from the coding sequence ATGCCGACCGCACCTGTCATCGAAGTCACCGAGCTGCGCAAGAGTTACGCCGGCCGTCTCGCCGTCGACGGTGTCTCCTTCGCCGTGGAGGAGGGCGAGATCTTCGGGATCCTCGGCCCGAACGGCGCCGGGAAGACCACCACCGTCGAATGTGTCGAGGGGCTGCGCGTGCCCGACTCCGGCCGCGTCCGCGTGACCGGCCTCGACCCCGTCGCCGACCACGAACGGGTCGCACTGGTCCTGGGCGCCCAGCTCCAGGAGAGCACGCTCCAGCCGAAACTCACCGTCCGCGAGGCACTGGAGCTGTACAGCACGTTCTATCCCTGCCCCGCCGACTGGCGCCCCCTGGCCGAACGCCTCGGGCTGGAGGAGAAGCTGTCCACCCGGTTCGCCAAGCTCTCCGGCGGTCAGAAGCAGCGCCTGTTCATCGCGCTCGCCCTGATCGGCGACCCCCGGGTCGTGGTCCTCGACGAGCTCACCACCGGCCTCGATCCGCGGGCCCGCCGGGACACCTGGCAGCTCATCGAGGACGTCCGCGCCCGGGGTGTCACCGTGCTGCTCGTCACCCACTTCATGGAGGAGGCGCAGCGGTTGTGCGACCGGATCGCGGTGATCGACCGGGGCCGGGTGGCCGCCCTGGACACCCCGGCCGGGCTGATCCGCCGCTCCGCGGGCGCCACCGTCATCAGCTTCACCCCGTCCGAACCGCTGGACGACCGCGCGCTGAACGACCTCCCCGCCCTGGTGGCGATGGAGAACAAGGACGGCCGGATCACGCTGTCCGGCACGGACGACACGGTCAACGCCGTGCTCTCCCTGCTCGCCCGCCACCACATCACCGCCCACCAGCTCCGCGTCACCGACGCCACGCTGGACGACGCGTTCCTGGACCTGACGGAGGCCTCCGCATGA
- a CDS encoding L,D-transpeptidase encodes MNGRPISGASVGRGNGVLALILGVLLLAVTACGGGGTGSGSGGGDNKVKDSDAAQSKQSEAVVGITPKDGAKSVDTSGALKVTATKGKLTEVEVKDTKGKKVDGEISGDGASWTPSTHLAGATKYTVHAVAKDSEGRTAAEDAGFTTLTPENTFIGTFTPEDGSEVGVGMPFSIRFSRGITNPEDVEKAIRIKTEPAVDVEGHWFGNDRLDFRPEKYWKSGTKVTVDLNLDGVEGRSGVYGEQDKTVKFTIGRNQVSVVDAKKLTMKVMRDGKVVKTIPVTTGQPGMETWNGQMVISEMLPVTRMNGETVGYGGEYDIKDVPHAIRLTTSGTFLHGNYWASGAFGNYNASHGCIGLRDVRGGWDKKVPAAWFFNHSMVGDVVVVKNSEDRIVDPDNGLNGWNMSWEKWKK; translated from the coding sequence TTGAACGGGCGACCGATATCGGGGGCGTCGGTTGGACGCGGTAACGGAGTGCTCGCGCTGATACTCGGCGTGCTGCTGCTCGCCGTCACGGCGTGTGGCGGCGGGGGGACCGGCTCCGGTTCCGGCGGGGGTGACAACAAGGTCAAGGACTCGGACGCCGCGCAGAGCAAGCAGTCCGAGGCGGTCGTCGGCATCACCCCCAAGGACGGAGCCAAGTCCGTCGACACGAGCGGTGCGCTGAAGGTCACCGCCACGAAGGGGAAGCTGACCGAGGTCGAGGTCAAGGACACCAAGGGCAAGAAGGTCGACGGCGAGATATCCGGGGACGGCGCCAGCTGGACGCCGTCCACCCACCTGGCCGGCGCCACCAAGTACACGGTCCACGCGGTCGCCAAGGACTCCGAGGGCCGCACGGCCGCGGAGGACGCGGGCTTCACCACGCTGACCCCGGAGAACACCTTCATCGGCACCTTCACCCCGGAGGACGGCTCCGAGGTCGGCGTCGGGATGCCGTTCTCCATCCGCTTCTCGCGGGGCATCACCAACCCGGAGGACGTCGAGAAGGCCATCCGCATCAAGACGGAGCCGGCCGTCGACGTCGAGGGCCACTGGTTCGGAAACGACCGGCTCGACTTCCGCCCCGAGAAGTACTGGAAGTCCGGCACCAAGGTGACCGTCGACCTGAACCTCGACGGCGTCGAAGGCCGCTCCGGCGTCTACGGCGAGCAGGACAAGACGGTGAAGTTCACCATCGGCCGCAACCAGGTCTCCGTCGTCGACGCCAAGAAGCTCACCATGAAGGTCATGCGCGACGGCAAGGTCGTCAAGACCATCCCGGTCACCACCGGCCAGCCCGGCATGGAGACCTGGAACGGCCAGATGGTCATCAGCGAGATGCTCCCGGTGACCCGGATGAACGGCGAGACGGTCGGCTACGGCGGCGAGTACGACATCAAGGACGTCCCGCACGCCATCCGCCTGACCACCTCCGGCACGTTCCTGCACGGCAACTACTGGGCGAGCGGCGCCTTCGGCAACTACAACGCCAGCCACGGCTGCATCGGTCTGCGCGACGTGCGCGGCGGCTGGGACAAGAAGGTGCCGGCCGCGTGGTTCTTCAACCACTCGATGGTCGGCGACGTGGTGGTCGTCAAGAACTCCGAGGACCGGATCGTCGACCCGGACAACGGGCTCAACGGCTGGAACATGTCGTGGGAGAAGTGGAAGAAGTAA
- a CDS encoding YncE family protein — translation MHRHFVKSALVAGAALAVLAACGTGSGERTSEARGTKAAVPAPPEKKPVEGLPGMPPVLDPEDVYAADRPNKLSPVVKDFPSRVYVPNTESDTVSVIDPKTYEIIETIPVGRQPQHVVPSWDLKTLWVNNNRGHTLTPIDPKTGKAGKEVEVHDPYNLYFTPNGRYAVVMASLDRELVFRDPHSMKIKKTVPVSCYGVNHADFSLDGRYFIVSCEFSGELLKVDTERMEVVGQQRLPFEGAMPQDVKISPDGKKFYIADMMAHGMWVLDGDKFTEPTLMPTGKGCHGLYVSRDSREMYVSNRGEGTVSVFDFTQDKLTKKWDLPDGGSPDMGGVSADGKVLWLSGRYDAEVYAIDTRTGTQLARIPVGSGPHGLAVYPQPGRYSLGHTGIFR, via the coding sequence ATGCACCGCCATTTCGTCAAGAGCGCCCTGGTCGCGGGTGCCGCCCTCGCCGTCCTCGCCGCCTGTGGCACCGGGAGCGGGGAACGGACCTCCGAGGCGCGCGGCACCAAGGCCGCCGTTCCCGCCCCGCCCGAGAAGAAGCCCGTCGAGGGCCTGCCCGGCATGCCGCCCGTCCTGGACCCCGAGGACGTCTACGCGGCCGACCGCCCGAACAAACTGTCCCCGGTGGTCAAGGACTTCCCGTCCCGGGTCTACGTCCCCAACACCGAGTCCGACACGGTCTCCGTCATCGACCCGAAGACCTACGAGATCATCGAGACGATCCCCGTGGGCCGGCAGCCCCAGCACGTCGTGCCCTCCTGGGACCTGAAGACGCTCTGGGTCAACAACAACCGCGGCCACACCCTCACCCCGATCGACCCGAAGACCGGCAAGGCGGGCAAGGAGGTCGAGGTCCACGACCCCTACAACCTCTACTTCACGCCCAACGGCAGATACGCCGTCGTCATGGCCTCCCTCGACCGCGAGCTGGTCTTCCGCGACCCGCACTCCATGAAGATCAAGAAGACCGTCCCGGTCTCCTGCTACGGCGTCAACCACGCCGACTTCTCCCTCGACGGCCGCTATTTCATCGTCTCCTGCGAGTTCAGCGGCGAACTGCTCAAGGTCGACACCGAGCGCATGGAGGTGGTCGGGCAGCAGCGGCTGCCGTTCGAGGGCGCCATGCCGCAGGACGTGAAGATCTCGCCCGACGGCAAGAAGTTCTACATCGCCGACATGATGGCCCACGGCATGTGGGTCCTGGACGGCGACAAGTTCACCGAGCCCACCCTGATGCCCACCGGCAAGGGCTGCCACGGCCTCTACGTCAGCCGCGACTCCCGCGAGATGTACGTGTCCAACCGCGGCGAGGGCACCGTCTCCGTCTTCGACTTCACCCAGGACAAGCTGACCAAGAAGTGGGACCTGCCCGACGGCGGCAGCCCCGACATGGGCGGCGTCTCCGCCGACGGCAAGGTGCTGTGGCTGTCCGGCCGCTACGACGCCGAGGTGTACGCCATCGACACCCGCACCGGCACCCAGCTCGCCCGTATCCCGGTCGGCAGCGGCCCGCACGGCCTCGCGGTCTACCCGCAGCCGGGCCGCTACTCGCTCGGCCATACGGGCATTTTCCGGTGA
- a CDS encoding response regulator, whose translation MTGDAPITLLIVDDHPVVRDGLRGMFESAPGFHVLGEASNGVEAVSLAAGLDPDVILMDLRMPGGGGVDAIRELSRTGARAKVLVLTTYDTDSDTLPAIEAGATGYLLKDAPREELFTAVRAASEGRTVLSPAVASRLVSAVRTPRAPGNEPLSAREREVLALVAKGTSNREIARELFISEATVKTHLTHLYAKLGVKDRAAAVAVAYDRGILG comes from the coding sequence ATGACGGGGGACGCCCCGATCACCCTGCTGATCGTCGACGACCACCCCGTCGTCCGGGACGGCCTGCGCGGCATGTTCGAGTCCGCTCCGGGCTTCCACGTCCTGGGGGAGGCGTCGAACGGCGTCGAGGCGGTCTCGCTCGCCGCGGGCCTCGACCCGGACGTGATCCTGATGGATCTGCGCATGCCGGGCGGCGGGGGAGTGGACGCCATCCGCGAACTGAGCCGAACCGGCGCCCGCGCCAAGGTCCTCGTCCTCACCACCTACGACACCGACTCCGACACACTTCCCGCGATCGAGGCGGGCGCGACGGGCTACCTCCTGAAGGACGCCCCCCGCGAGGAGTTGTTCACGGCGGTACGGGCGGCGTCGGAAGGCCGTACGGTCCTCTCCCCGGCGGTGGCCTCCCGCCTCGTCTCCGCGGTCCGTACGCCCAGGGCCCCGGGCAACGAGCCGCTCTCCGCCCGCGAACGCGAGGTCCTCGCCCTGGTGGCCAAGGGCACCTCCAACCGCGAGATCGCCCGCGAACTGTTCATCAGCGAGGCGACCGTGAAGACCCACCTCACCCACCTCTACGCCAAGCTCGGCGTCAAGGACCGCGCGGCGGCGGTGGCGGTGGCCTACGACCGGGGGATCCTCGGCTAG
- a CDS encoding ATP-binding protein — translation MPLAYGGRPPVHRPSRGAYSPGTAPSGAPGGHDGGMAGLEGMEQPRGHAHAAAARWSPTVEDEHALKALELYGNPAEAEVPLPSRPESAATARRLTQVVVLRQWGLTPKTTEDAVLLVSELVGNAVRHTGARVFGLRLHRRRGWIRVEVRDPSRGLPCLMPVQELDISGRGLFLVDKLADRWGVDLLPRGKTTWFEMRVADR, via the coding sequence GTGCCTTTGGCATATGGCGGACGCCCGCCGGTTCACCGCCCGTCCCGGGGGGCGTATTCCCCGGGAACGGCCCCGTCGGGCGCTCCGGGCGGCCATGATGGGGGCATGGCGGGGCTGGAGGGTATGGAACAGCCGCGGGGACACGCTCATGCGGCCGCGGCGCGCTGGTCGCCGACCGTCGAGGACGAACACGCGCTCAAGGCGCTCGAGTTGTACGGCAACCCGGCGGAGGCAGAGGTTCCACTGCCGTCCCGCCCCGAGTCCGCGGCCACCGCCCGGCGCCTCACCCAGGTCGTGGTCCTGCGCCAGTGGGGGCTCACCCCCAAGACCACGGAGGACGCGGTCCTGCTCGTCTCCGAACTGGTCGGCAACGCCGTCCGCCACACCGGCGCCCGCGTCTTCGGACTGCGGCTGCACCGGCGCCGTGGCTGGATCCGCGTCGAGGTGCGCGACCCCTCCCGGGGGCTGCCGTGCCTGATGCCGGTCCAGGAGCTGGACATCAGCGGCCGGGGCCTGTTCCTCGTCGACAAGCTGGCCGACCGCTGGGGGGTCGATCTGCTGCCCCGGGGCAAGACCACCTGGTTCGAGATGCGGGTCGCCGATCGCTGA
- a CDS encoding L,D-transpeptidase, with protein sequence MRHVQGRARRARAALAAVVTWAGLLAGATGCTSDDAGGIAGAFGAPPAPEDVIKVSPDDGSRGVRPGKKLRVRVPDGRLEKVKVVRSQDAQESPVPGHLSADGLIWEPDEERLALAAKYTIDAVAVDGDGRRSARHTTFTTYVPEERFIGYVAPENRATVGTGMIVSLEFNRKIANRAAVERAVRVTARPAVEIRPHWFGKTRLDFRPEDYWKPGTQVTVALRLRDVEGAPGVYGLQHKTFSFTVGRSQVSVVDAAAHSMEVRRDGEPLATVPVTAGAPKNTTYNGKMVVTEMLDVTRMNGATVGFKKRDGKGEYDIPDVPHAMRLTDSGTFLHGNYWAHHTVFGRTNVSHGCIGLRDVKGGGSDTPAGWFFDRSLIGDVVEVVNSNDKKVSPDNGLGGWNMGWNAWKAGSAVK encoded by the coding sequence GTGAGGCACGTACAAGGGCGCGCGCGGCGCGCGAGGGCCGCGCTGGCCGCCGTAGTGACATGGGCAGGGCTCCTCGCCGGGGCCACGGGCTGTACCTCGGACGACGCGGGCGGGATCGCCGGGGCGTTCGGCGCGCCCCCGGCGCCCGAGGACGTCATCAAGGTCTCGCCCGACGACGGCAGCAGGGGAGTGCGCCCCGGGAAGAAGCTGCGGGTGCGCGTGCCCGACGGCCGGCTGGAGAAGGTGAAGGTCGTCAGGTCGCAGGACGCGCAGGAGTCCCCGGTGCCCGGGCACCTCTCCGCCGACGGCCTGATCTGGGAACCCGACGAGGAGCGGCTCGCACTGGCCGCCAAGTACACGATCGACGCGGTGGCCGTGGACGGCGACGGACGCCGCTCGGCCCGGCACACCACCTTCACGACGTACGTCCCCGAGGAGCGCTTCATCGGCTACGTCGCCCCGGAGAACCGCGCCACGGTCGGCACCGGAATGATCGTCTCCCTGGAGTTCAACCGGAAGATCGCGAACCGGGCCGCGGTCGAACGCGCGGTGCGCGTCACCGCCCGCCCGGCCGTCGAGATCCGCCCGCACTGGTTCGGGAAGACCCGCCTCGACTTCCGCCCCGAGGACTACTGGAAACCCGGCACCCAGGTCACCGTCGCCCTGCGCCTGCGCGACGTCGAGGGGGCACCCGGTGTCTACGGCCTGCAGCACAAGACGTTCTCCTTCACCGTCGGCCGCAGCCAGGTCTCCGTGGTCGACGCCGCCGCGCACTCCATGGAGGTCCGGCGCGACGGCGAGCCCCTCGCCACCGTGCCCGTCACGGCGGGCGCGCCCAAGAACACCACGTACAACGGCAAGATGGTGGTGACCGAGATGCTCGACGTCACCCGCATGAACGGCGCCACGGTCGGCTTCAAGAAGCGCGACGGCAAGGGTGAGTACGACATCCCGGACGTCCCGCACGCCATGCGCCTGACCGACTCCGGCACCTTCCTGCACGGCAACTACTGGGCGCACCACACCGTCTTCGGCCGCACCAACGTCAGCCACGGCTGCATCGGTCTGCGCGATGTGAAGGGCGGCGGGTCGGACACCCCGGCCGGCTGGTTCTTCGACCGCAGCCTCATCGGGGACGTCGTCGAGGTCGTGAACAGCAATGACAAAAAGGTCTCTCCCGACAACGGGCTCGGAGGATGGAATATGGGCTGGAATGCATGGAAGGCGGGCAGTGCGGTGAAGTAG
- a CDS encoding sensor histidine kinase — MTDLAGVEQRWAAYFRWGPYGMLAAGALLSLATVDVVGMSAAERYTALALTGAAVVLQLAWGRWSRERPLAPSAPGACYYFVRWALGFALSWCNPFFAFYAAAGFVGPERLLRGRALQLGLLGTAVTIAGSQSGGMPPRGPLAWAVFGGLLGIHIALIVVFGRLAAREEERTRIQTGTISELERTNAALQQALDENAALHAQLLVQAREAGVADERRRLAAEIHDTIAQGLAGIIAQLQVVANTPDPDLARQHAARATDLARHSLGEARRSVHNLAPVALAHGGLPEALEKTASQWSERTGVHVRFTVTGTVEQLHDEVAATLLRIAQEALSNTARHAHATRVGVTLSFMGDEVTLDIRDDGRGFDRTAVRERTSTGGFGLPGMRARAERIAGSLTVESEPGHGTAVSARVPLVRHD; from the coding sequence ATGACGGACCTGGCGGGTGTCGAGCAGCGGTGGGCCGCGTACTTCCGCTGGGGACCGTACGGGATGCTCGCGGCCGGCGCGCTGCTCTCGCTGGCGACGGTGGACGTGGTCGGCATGAGCGCGGCGGAGCGGTACACGGCGCTCGCCCTGACCGGCGCCGCGGTGGTCCTGCAGCTGGCGTGGGGGCGGTGGTCCCGCGAGCGGCCCCTGGCCCCGTCGGCGCCGGGCGCCTGCTACTACTTCGTGCGCTGGGCGCTCGGCTTCGCCCTCAGCTGGTGCAACCCCTTCTTCGCCTTCTACGCCGCCGCCGGTTTCGTCGGCCCCGAGCGGCTGCTGCGGGGGCGCGCCCTCCAACTCGGGCTGCTGGGCACCGCGGTGACGATCGCGGGCTCCCAGTCCGGCGGCATGCCCCCGCGCGGGCCGCTGGCCTGGGCGGTGTTCGGCGGGCTGCTCGGCATCCACATCGCACTCATCGTCGTGTTCGGCCGGCTGGCCGCGCGCGAGGAGGAACGCACCCGCATCCAGACCGGCACCATCAGCGAACTGGAGCGCACCAACGCGGCGTTGCAGCAGGCCCTCGACGAGAACGCGGCCCTGCACGCCCAGCTCCTGGTACAGGCGAGGGAGGCCGGGGTCGCCGACGAGCGCCGCCGGCTGGCCGCCGAGATCCACGACACCATCGCCCAGGGGCTGGCCGGCATCATCGCCCAGCTCCAGGTCGTGGCGAACACCCCCGACCCGGACCTGGCCCGGCAGCACGCGGCCCGGGCGACGGACCTGGCCCGCCACAGCCTCGGCGAGGCCCGCCGCTCCGTGCACAACCTCGCCCCCGTCGCCCTCGCGCACGGCGGCCTGCCCGAGGCCCTGGAGAAGACCGCGTCGCAATGGTCCGAACGCACCGGCGTGCACGTGCGGTTCACCGTCACGGGCACGGTCGAGCAGCTCCACGACGAGGTCGCGGCCACCCTGCTGCGCATCGCCCAGGAGGCCCTGTCCAACACCGCACGGCACGCGCACGCCACCCGCGTCGGCGTCACCCTGTCCTTCATGGGCGACGAGGTCACCCTGGACATCCGTGACGACGGCCGCGGCTTCGACCGGACCGCCGTACGGGAACGCACCAGCACCGGCGGTTTCGGCCTGCCCGGCATGCGCGCCCGCGCCGAACGCATCGCCGGCTCCCTCACCGTCGAGTCCGAACCGGGCCACGGTACGGCGGTGTCGGCTCGCGTACCGTTGGTCCGCCATGACTGA
- a CDS encoding enoyl-CoA hydratase/isomerase family protein: MTVSLEVAEGVGTLRLDRPPMNALDIATQDRLKELAEEATRRADVRAVVIYGGEKVFAAGADIKEMQAMDHTAMVLRARALQDSFTAVARIPKPVVAAVTGYALGGGCELALCADFRIAGENAKLGQPEILLGLIPGAGGTQRLARLVGPSKAKDLIFTGRMVKADEARELGLVDRVVPADEVYAQAHAWATKLAQGPALALRAAKESIDTGLETDIDTGLAIERNWFAGLFATEDRERGMRSFVEEGPGKAKFL, encoded by the coding sequence ATGACCGTCTCTCTCGAAGTCGCTGAAGGCGTCGGCACCCTCCGTCTCGACCGCCCGCCCATGAACGCGCTGGACATCGCCACGCAGGACCGGCTGAAGGAACTCGCCGAGGAGGCCACGCGCCGCGCGGACGTCCGGGCCGTGGTGATCTACGGCGGCGAGAAGGTGTTCGCGGCCGGCGCGGACATCAAGGAGATGCAGGCGATGGACCACACCGCGATGGTCCTGCGCGCCCGCGCCCTGCAGGACTCGTTCACGGCGGTGGCCCGGATCCCCAAGCCGGTCGTCGCGGCCGTGACGGGCTACGCGCTGGGCGGCGGCTGCGAGCTCGCCCTGTGTGCCGACTTCCGCATCGCCGGCGAGAACGCCAAGCTCGGCCAGCCGGAGATTCTGCTCGGCCTGATCCCCGGCGCCGGCGGCACCCAGCGCCTGGCCCGCCTGGTGGGCCCCTCCAAGGCCAAGGACCTCATCTTCACGGGCCGGATGGTGAAGGCCGACGAGGCCCGGGAGCTCGGTCTGGTGGACCGGGTCGTCCCCGCCGACGAGGTCTACGCGCAGGCGCACGCCTGGGCCACGAAGCTGGCGCAGGGCCCGGCGCTCGCGCTGCGCGCCGCGAAGGAGTCGATCGACACGGGCCTGGAGACGGACATCGACACGGGTCTCGCGATCGAACGGAACTGGTTCGCGGGCCTGTTCGCCACCGAGGACCGCGAGCGCGGGATGCGCAGCTTCGTGGAGGAGGGCCCGGGCAAGGCGAAGTTCCTCTGA
- the glgX gene encoding glycogen debranching protein GlgX, whose protein sequence is MSSAAEQEAVAGHQATGNGRQTAAVNGARRAAPPPTVPAWPGAPTPLGARFRVGPDGVAGTNFALWAGGAEGVELCLFDEAGKESRVRLAELTHEIWHGFVPGVLPGQRYGYRVHGRWDPWTGARWNPAKLLLDPYARAVDGDFSLPPEVYGHVRDWPQQHVADTVRDDRDSAPHVPKGVVVHDDDDWADDRRPKTPWADSVIYELHVKGFTRLHPGIPEELRGTYAGLAHPAAVEHLVKLGVTAVELLPVHQFAHEDHLLRRSLKNYWGYNSIGYFAPHAAYAASGTTGQQVGEFKRMVRALHAAGIEVILDVVYNHTAEAGELGPALSLKGIDNRGYYRLQDDARRYADYTGCGNTLHVVQPQVLRLITDSLRYWVTEMGVDGFRFDLAAALARSMHDVDMLSPFLAVIAQDPVLRRVKLIAEPWDVGSGGYQVGAFPPLWTEWNDRYRNAVRDFWRHALPDVREMGYRLSGSSDLYAWGGRRPYASVNFITAHDGFTLRDLVSYERKHNEANGEGNRDGTDDNRAWNCGTEGETDDEGVRALRRRQLRNLLTTLLLSTGVPMLVAGDELGRTQRGNNNAYCQDNEISWLDWELLEEPGWQALFALTSRLIELRHRHPVLRRRAFFSGRAQTADGLRDLAWFTSRGTEMTERDWYAPAATLGMYLSGRDIPGRDERGEQILDDSFLAVLHAGEGPVNFQLPGPPWAERYEVVVDTSLEEQGEAPGVEHRAGTEITMPARAVLLLRVAG, encoded by the coding sequence GTGTCCAGCGCAGCCGAGCAGGAGGCGGTGGCCGGTCATCAGGCCACCGGGAACGGGCGCCAGACCGCCGCCGTGAACGGCGCACGGCGGGCCGCGCCGCCGCCCACCGTGCCCGCGTGGCCGGGCGCGCCGACCCCGCTGGGCGCCCGGTTCCGGGTCGGCCCGGACGGCGTGGCGGGCACCAACTTCGCGTTGTGGGCGGGCGGGGCCGAGGGCGTCGAGCTGTGCCTCTTCGACGAGGCGGGCAAGGAGTCGCGGGTCCGGCTCGCCGAGCTGACCCACGAGATCTGGCACGGCTTCGTCCCCGGCGTGCTGCCCGGGCAGCGCTACGGCTACCGGGTGCACGGCCGCTGGGACCCCTGGACGGGCGCCCGCTGGAACCCGGCGAAGCTGCTCCTCGACCCGTACGCGCGGGCGGTGGACGGGGACTTCAGTCTGCCGCCGGAGGTGTACGGGCACGTGCGCGACTGGCCGCAGCAGCATGTCGCCGACACCGTGCGCGACGACCGGGACTCGGCGCCGCATGTCCCGAAGGGGGTCGTCGTCCACGATGACGACGACTGGGCCGACGACCGCCGCCCGAAGACGCCGTGGGCCGACTCGGTGATCTACGAGCTGCACGTCAAGGGCTTCACCCGGCTGCACCCGGGCATCCCCGAGGAGCTGCGCGGCACCTACGCCGGCCTCGCGCACCCGGCTGCGGTCGAGCACCTGGTGAAACTGGGCGTGACGGCGGTGGAGCTGCTGCCGGTGCACCAGTTCGCCCACGAGGACCATCTGCTGCGCAGAAGCCTCAAGAACTACTGGGGCTACAACTCCATCGGATACTTCGCCCCGCACGCGGCCTACGCGGCCTCCGGGACGACCGGCCAGCAGGTCGGCGAGTTCAAGCGGATGGTGCGCGCCCTGCACGCGGCCGGGATCGAGGTCATCCTCGACGTGGTCTACAACCACACCGCCGAGGCGGGTGAACTCGGCCCGGCCCTGTCCCTCAAGGGCATCGACAACCGCGGCTACTACCGCCTCCAGGACGACGCCCGCCGCTACGCCGACTACACCGGCTGCGGGAACACCCTGCACGTGGTGCAGCCGCAGGTGCTGCGCCTGATCACCGACTCACTGCGCTACTGGGTCACGGAGATGGGCGTGGACGGCTTCCGCTTCGACCTGGCGGCGGCGCTGGCCCGTTCCATGCACGACGTCGACATGCTCTCCCCGTTCCTGGCGGTCATCGCCCAGGACCCGGTGCTGCGCCGGGTGAAGCTGATCGCCGAGCCGTGGGACGTGGGGTCGGGCGGCTACCAGGTGGGGGCGTTCCCGCCGCTGTGGACGGAGTGGAACGACCGGTACCGCAACGCCGTACGGGACTTCTGGCGGCATGCGCTGCCGGACGTGCGGGAGATGGGTTACCGCCTGTCGGGCTCCAGCGACCTGTACGCCTGGGGCGGCCGCAGGCCGTACGCGTCCGTCAACTTCATCACGGCGCACGACGGTTTCACGCTGCGCGACCTGGTGAGTTACGAACGCAAGCACAACGAGGCCAACGGCGAGGGCAACCGGGACGGCACGGACGACAACCGGGCCTGGAACTGCGGCACCGAGGGCGAGACGGACGACGAGGGCGTCCGGGCGCTCAGGCGGCGGCAGCTGAGGAACCTCCTGACCACCCTGCTGCTGTCGACGGGCGTGCCCATGCTGGTCGCGGGCGACGAACTGGGCCGCACCCAGCGCGGCAACAACAACGCCTACTGCCAGGACAACGAGATCAGCTGGCTTGACTGGGAGCTGCTGGAGGAGCCGGGCTGGCAGGCCCTGTTCGCGCTGACCTCCCGGCTGATCGAGCTGCGCCACCGCCACCCGGTGCTCAGGCGCCGGGCGTTCTTCTCGGGCCGGGCCCAGACCGCGGACGGGCTGCGCGACCTGGCCTGGTTCACGTCCCGGGGCACGGAGATGACGGAGCGGGACTGGTACGCGCCCGCCGCCACGCTGGGCATGTACCTGTCCGGCCGGGACATCCCGGGCCGCGACGAGCGCGGGGAGCAGATCCTCGACGACAGCTTTCTGGCCGTGCTGCACGCGGGCGAGGGGCCGGTGAACTTCCAGTTGCCGGGGCCGCCCTGGGCCGAGCGGTACGAGGTCGTCGTCGACACGAGCCTGGAGGAGCAGGGGGAGGCGCCGGGCGTGGAGCACCGGGCGGGCACGGAGATCACGATGCCGGCGCGGGCGGTACTGCTGCTGCGGGTGGCGGGGTGA